The following proteins are co-located in the Actinomycetota bacterium genome:
- the whiG gene encoding RNA polymerase sigma factor WhiG — protein sequence MDADTRTLWDRYQRSRDADVRESLILTYAPLVKYVAGRVGVGLPRNIEYGDLVSYGMFGLIDAIERFDPDKGVKFETYAITRIKGAIIDELRSVDWVPRSVRTKARAVERAMQHLEGVLQRTPTDEELAEELGVSLAELHATLERISFTAVVALDETLKVGDSGERVALVDTIQDVSAVGPEERLDQIETLRLLGDAIRRLSEREQKVVALYYFEGMTLAQIGGVIGVTESRVCQIHTKAVVSLRTKLLDRIAR from the coding sequence GTGGATGCCGACACCCGGACGCTGTGGGATCGCTACCAACGGTCCCGCGACGCGGACGTCCGCGAGTCGCTGATCCTGACGTACGCCCCGTTGGTCAAGTACGTCGCTGGCCGGGTCGGTGTGGGCCTGCCCCGCAACATCGAGTACGGCGACCTGGTGTCCTACGGGATGTTCGGGTTGATCGACGCGATCGAACGCTTCGATCCCGACAAGGGCGTGAAGTTCGAGACGTACGCGATCACTCGGATCAAGGGGGCCATCATCGACGAGCTGCGGTCGGTGGACTGGGTGCCCCGCTCCGTGCGTACCAAGGCCCGCGCCGTCGAGCGCGCGATGCAGCACCTGGAGGGAGTGCTGCAGCGCACGCCCACGGACGAAGAGCTCGCTGAAGAGCTGGGCGTCTCCCTCGCCGAACTCCACGCCACGCTCGAGCGCATCTCGTTCACCGCGGTCGTGGCGCTCGACGAGACGCTCAAGGTCGGCGACAGTGGCGAACGCGTCGCACTGGTCGACACGATCCAGGACGTCAGCGCGGTGGGCCCGGAGGAGCGCCTGGACCAGATCGAGACGCTGAGGCTGCTGGGCGACGCGATCCGGCGCCTGTCTGAGCGCGAGCAGAAGGTCGTCGCCCTGTACTACTTCGAGGGAATGACGCTGGCCCAGATCGGCGGCGTCATCGGCGTCACCGAATCGCGGGTCTGTCAGATCCACACCAAGGCGGTGGTGTCGCTGCGCACCAAGCTCCTCGACCGCATCGCGAGGTGA
- a CDS encoding DNA-processing protein DprA, which translates to MSVADPFARVAASGTDPQLLARVVARLLGPRGDPRTVAREVVQRGERGTDERSALLAAVAPDPGPAGRAAAATVAGQWVQLGVHAAVVGDTTYPRRLAAGWPATGGPLLLAWRGPASGVPDTPAVAIVGARRASGYGTGVAAWLAAAAAAAGVLVVSGGAIGIDAAAHGAAADRTSVVLGSGHAVGYPKAHARPGGLFDHILDAGGWLLSELPPDAPPRPANVLARNRIVAGLVDAVVVVEGGERSGSLRTAECAAERGVAVLAVPGDVRAPGSAAPHRLLAEGAAPCTGPADLLDAVGVSAPESADDGDKVVSVLPPDVHAVLARRWPRPVRLDELAAGAGIPVARLLAVVTRARVAGEVAESPDGVRLSRDANRPRGRRRT; encoded by the coding sequence GTGAGCGTCGCGGACCCCTTCGCGCGGGTCGCGGCGTCCGGCACGGACCCGCAGCTGCTGGCCCGTGTGGTCGCCCGGCTGCTGGGACCCCGCGGCGATCCCCGCACGGTCGCCCGCGAGGTCGTCCAGCGCGGCGAGCGCGGGACAGACGAGCGCTCAGCGCTGCTGGCCGCGGTCGCACCCGACCCCGGACCTGCCGGGCGGGCGGCGGCCGCGACCGTCGCAGGGCAGTGGGTGCAGCTGGGCGTGCACGCCGCGGTGGTCGGCGACACGACCTACCCGCGGCGTCTGGCAGCCGGCTGGCCCGCCACCGGCGGGCCCCTGTTGTTGGCGTGGCGCGGGCCCGCGAGCGGTGTCCCGGACACGCCTGCGGTGGCGATCGTCGGAGCGCGCCGCGCCAGCGGGTACGGCACCGGTGTGGCAGCGTGGCTGGCCGCGGCCGCAGCCGCAGCTGGCGTGCTGGTCGTCAGCGGCGGTGCCATCGGGATCGACGCCGCCGCGCACGGCGCCGCCGCCGACCGCACCTCGGTCGTGCTGGGATCCGGCCACGCGGTCGGCTACCCCAAAGCTCACGCGCGCCCCGGTGGACTGTTCGACCACATCCTGGACGCTGGCGGGTGGCTGCTGTCCGAGCTCCCGCCGGACGCCCCGCCCCGTCCGGCCAACGTCTTGGCCAGGAACCGGATTGTGGCGGGCCTGGTCGACGCGGTGGTGGTGGTCGAGGGCGGCGAGCGGTCGGGATCGTTGCGCACCGCGGAGTGCGCCGCGGAACGCGGCGTGGCGGTCCTGGCCGTCCCCGGCGACGTCCGTGCGCCCGGGTCGGCCGCCCCCCACCGGCTGCTGGCGGAGGGCGCGGCACCGTGCACCGGGCCTGCCGACCTGCTGGACGCCGTGGGGGTGTCCGCCCCGGAGAGCGCCGACGACGGCGACAAGGTGGTCAGCGTTCTGCCGCCCGACGTCCACGCGGTGCTGGCCCGGCGGTGGCCGCGCCCCGTCCGCCTCGACGAGCTCGCCGCCGGCGCCGGCATCCCGGTCGCGCGTCTGCTGGCGGTCGTCACCCGGGCGCGGGTCGCTGGCGAGGTCGCTGAGAGCCCCGACGGCGTCCGCCTGAGCCGCGACGCCAACCGTCCCCGCGGGCGGAGACGGACGTGA
- the lepB gene encoding signal peptidase I yields MRELPVLVLVAFLLAFMLRTFVVQVFYIPSSSMEPTLLVDDRILVDKVTYRLRDPQHGEIVVFEGHQFTVPTEDRGPGSTVVRGIGQLIGLAPANARDYVKRVIGLPGDEIRIDDGRVAVNGVLLPEPYAVDDPRSCEPIIVPEGKLFFLGDNRPNSSDSRYATLGFVDRDAVVGKAFTVIWPPDRVRFLRSPRYPDVPPASRSAPQVAEPVTVGPCSTS; encoded by the coding sequence ATGCGCGAACTGCCCGTCCTGGTGCTGGTCGCGTTCCTGCTGGCGTTCATGCTGCGCACGTTCGTGGTCCAGGTCTTCTACATCCCGTCGAGTTCCATGGAGCCGACCCTCCTGGTCGACGACCGCATCCTCGTCGACAAGGTCACCTACCGCCTCCGCGACCCGCAACACGGCGAGATCGTCGTCTTCGAGGGGCACCAGTTCACCGTCCCCACCGAGGATCGCGGCCCGGGGTCGACGGTCGTGCGTGGGATCGGGCAGCTGATCGGGCTCGCCCCTGCCAACGCACGTGACTACGTCAAGCGGGTGATCGGTCTCCCCGGCGACGAGATCCGCATCGACGACGGTCGGGTGGCCGTGAACGGCGTGTTGCTGCCCGAACCGTACGCGGTGGACGACCCACGTTCCTGCGAGCCGATCATCGTGCCGGAGGGAAAGCTGTTCTTCCTCGGCGACAACCGGCCGAACTCGTCTGACTCGCGCTACGCCACGCTGGGGTTCGTCGACCGTGACGCGGTGGTGGGGAAGGCCTTCACGGTGATCTGGCCGCCCGACCGGGTCCGGTTCCTACGGTCGCCGCGGTACCCGGACGTCCCGCCCGCGTCGCGATCCGCGCCGCAGGTGGCCGAACCCGTCACCGTCGGGCCGTGTTCGACCTCCTGA
- the rpsB gene encoding 30S ribosomal protein S2, with translation MAVVTTRQLLEAGFHFGHQTRRWNPKMKRFIHSERNGIYIVDVRQTIERLQEAYAFTRDLVSHGGTVLFVGTKRQAKEPIEYHATRVGMPYVTERWLGGMLTNFQTIKGRIARLRELEAMEAQGLFEILPKKEVLELQREHARLQTNLGGIRDMAKLPDAMWVIDTVNEEIAVREANRLRIPVIAILDTNCDPDLVQYPIPGNDDAIRSVALMTRILGDACADGLLLRASRSPDEELREQAMKAAATTGSGLDVAEPKAQWEIELERQQAARLAAAAGVAPSEQAEGGPTGPSDGEPGASAGQPPERAAQEPAEDADRADEEPAGEPEHGAPATS, from the coding sequence ATGGCCGTCGTCACCACCCGCCAGCTGCTCGAAGCTGGCTTCCACTTCGGGCACCAGACCCGGCGCTGGAACCCGAAGATGAAGCGCTTCATCCACTCGGAGCGCAACGGCATCTACATCGTCGACGTGCGCCAGACGATCGAACGCCTCCAGGAGGCCTACGCCTTCACGCGCGACCTGGTGTCGCACGGCGGAACCGTGCTGTTCGTGGGGACCAAGCGGCAGGCCAAGGAACCGATCGAGTACCACGCGACGCGGGTCGGGATGCCCTACGTGACCGAGCGGTGGCTCGGGGGGATGCTCACCAACTTCCAGACGATCAAGGGCCGCATCGCCCGCTTGCGTGAGCTCGAGGCGATGGAGGCCCAGGGCCTGTTCGAGATCCTCCCCAAGAAGGAGGTCCTCGAGCTGCAGCGTGAGCACGCCCGGCTCCAGACCAACCTCGGCGGGATCCGGGACATGGCCAAGCTCCCCGACGCGATGTGGGTGATCGACACCGTCAACGAGGAGATCGCCGTCCGGGAGGCCAACCGGCTGCGGATCCCGGTGATCGCCATCCTGGACACCAACTGCGACCCCGACCTGGTGCAGTACCCGATCCCGGGGAACGACGACGCGATCCGCTCGGTCGCGCTCATGACCCGCATCCTCGGTGATGCCTGCGCCGACGGGCTGCTGCTGCGCGCGTCGCGCTCGCCTGACGAGGAGCTGCGTGAGCAGGCGATGAAGGCTGCCGCAACGACAGGAAGCGGCCTGGACGTCGCCGAGCCCAAAGCCCAGTGGGAGATCGAGCTCGAGCGGCAGCAGGCCGCACGGCTGGCGGCCGCCGCCGGTGTGGCCCCGTCCGAGCAGGCTGAGGGGGGACCGACCGGCCCGAGCGACGGTGAGCCTGGGGCGTCTGCCGGTCAGCCGCCCGAAC
- a CDS encoding alpha/beta hydrolase, giving the protein MTYGGHELVYETHGSGPRVTVLVHGLLLDAHLSRALAMALAGSGAHQVVLLELLGHGRSDRPVDPSLHRIDSYAQQVVALLDHLEVDEAVIGGTSLGANVALQAAAAAPERVRGLILEMPVLEWAGPAAAALFVPLLLGVRFGRPVAELVTAVVRRLPRTRIGPLDTFLNAASMRPAEIAAVLHGIVIGPLAPRVDERRVIQVPSLIVGHRRDALHPFSDAEHLAEQLPNDRLIRARSAFELRTRPTRLTGEICAFLDEVWRPQVAGGRSARSR; this is encoded by the coding sequence TTGACGTACGGCGGGCACGAGCTCGTCTACGAGACGCACGGGAGCGGCCCACGCGTCACGGTCCTGGTGCACGGCCTGCTCCTCGACGCCCACCTCAGCCGGGCGTTGGCTATGGCACTGGCCGGTTCCGGCGCGCACCAGGTGGTCCTGCTCGAGCTGCTCGGCCACGGCCGTAGCGACAGGCCTGTGGACCCCTCCTTGCACCGCATCGACTCCTACGCCCAGCAGGTGGTGGCCCTCCTCGACCACCTCGAGGTGGACGAGGCAGTGATCGGCGGGACGTCGTTGGGGGCCAACGTGGCGCTGCAGGCGGCCGCGGCCGCCCCCGAGCGGGTGCGTGGGCTGATCCTGGAGATGCCGGTCCTGGAGTGGGCCGGACCGGCCGCGGCGGCCCTGTTCGTCCCGCTGCTGCTCGGGGTGCGCTTCGGGCGGCCGGTGGCGGAGCTGGTCACCGCCGTCGTGCGGCGCCTACCCCGGACCCGGATCGGTCCGCTGGACACTTTCCTGAACGCCGCCTCGATGCGGCCGGCCGAGATCGCCGCCGTGCTGCACGGGATCGTGATCGGGCCGCTGGCTCCGAGGGTCGACGAGCGACGTGTGATCCAGGTGCCATCCCTGATCGTCGGTCACCGCCGCGACGCCCTGCACCCGTTCAGCGACGCCGAGCACCTCGCCGAGCAGCTGCCCAACGACCGTCTGATCCGCGCCCGGTCCGCTTTCGAGCTGCGGACCCGGCCCACACGCCTGACCGGCGAGATCTGCGCGTTCCTCGACGAGGTCTGGCGGCCGCAGGTCGCGGGGGGACGCTCGGCCCGGTCGCGGTGA
- a CDS encoding YraN family protein: protein MRQRPNQRLGTAGEDLAAAYLRERGYRIVARNWRPHGAQLRGEVDIVAVRADVLCFVEVKTRRGERFGGPLEAVTWRKQARVRALATAYLQHAGAGRWVVRFDVIGVVTRAGQAPAVVHVPAAF, encoded by the coding sequence ATGCGCCAACGTCCCAACCAGCGGCTGGGCACGGCCGGTGAGGACCTCGCCGCCGCGTACCTGCGTGAACGCGGCTACCGCATCGTGGCCCGGAACTGGAGGCCGCACGGCGCCCAGCTGCGCGGGGAGGTCGACATCGTCGCCGTCCGCGCTGACGTGCTGTGTTTCGTCGAGGTCAAGACCCGCCGCGGGGAACGTTTCGGGGGTCCGCTCGAGGCGGTGACGTGGCGCAAGCAAGCCCGGGTCCGGGCGCTGGCGACCGCCTACCTGCAACACGCAGGAGCCGGGCGGTGGGTGGTGCGCTTCGACGTGATCGGCGTCGTCACACGAGCCGGGCAGGCGCCCGCCGTCGTGCACGTGCCGGCGGCGTTCTGA
- a CDS encoding DUF2469 domain-containing protein: MTDDLDAYENDLELALYREYRDVVRMFRYVVETERRFYLANEVSVEPRNDGPGGDLYFEVSIRDAWVWDMYRPARFLKDVRVLTFRDVNVEELAHDDQDDAPPFIG; encoded by the coding sequence GTGACCGACGACCTGGACGCCTACGAGAACGACCTCGAGCTTGCGCTCTACCGTGAGTACCGCGACGTCGTGCGGATGTTCCGCTACGTCGTGGAGACCGAGCGGCGGTTCTACCTCGCGAACGAGGTGTCGGTGGAGCCCCGTAACGACGGACCCGGCGGGGACCTGTACTTCGAGGTGTCGATCCGCGACGCGTGGGTGTGGGACATGTACCGTCCGGCGCGGTTCCTCAAGGACGTCCGGGTGCTGACCTTCCGCGACGTCAACGTCGAGGAACTCGCGCACGACGACCAGGACGACGCCCCACCGTTCATCGGCTGA
- a CDS encoding YifB family Mg chelatase-like AAA ATPase produces the protein MALAIAGAVALAGLEGRPVRVECSTGSGLPQLRLVGLPDTAVREAGDRVRTAVQRSDLAWPSGRVVVNLAPAALPKTGAGFDLPIALAVLGATDQVPLDALSGVYAHGELGLDGRTRPVPGVLPVAVAARRAGCDRLVVPDRAAVEADLVDDLRVIPVADLREAVAVLRDDRPARPPGEPAPVAAEPVPDLLDVRGQPVARRAAVLAAAGGHHLLLAGPPGCGKSMLARRLPGILPPLTVDQALEVAAVHSVAGVRPPDAPLCLRPPFRDPHHTASVAGLIGGGSGIARPGEVSLAHLGVLFVDELLEVPRWVLDALRQPLEHGTITVVRSRAIVRYPAKVLLVAATNPCPCGYLGAAVRPCRCRPDQVERYRSRLSGPLLDRIDLAVEVRPVDRDRLLGPPDGEPSAVVAAQVARARARAQERWGAGRLTRDASSGAVRATSRRQALTALGRAVDALGLTARGFDRCLRVARTIADLDGADLIDVAHVEEAAAYRLPPVA, from the coding sequence ATGGCGCTGGCGATCGCCGGCGCGGTCGCCCTGGCCGGCCTTGAGGGCCGCCCGGTGAGGGTCGAGTGCTCCACGGGGTCGGGATTGCCACAGCTGCGGCTGGTCGGACTCCCCGACACGGCCGTGCGCGAGGCCGGCGACCGGGTACGCACCGCCGTCCAGCGCAGCGACCTCGCCTGGCCATCGGGCCGCGTGGTCGTCAACCTCGCCCCGGCGGCGCTCCCCAAGACCGGTGCCGGGTTCGACCTGCCGATCGCCCTGGCGGTGCTGGGCGCGACCGACCAGGTGCCGCTCGACGCGCTCTCAGGCGTCTACGCCCACGGCGAGCTCGGCCTCGACGGACGGACCCGGCCGGTCCCGGGCGTCCTGCCGGTGGCCGTCGCCGCCCGGCGAGCCGGTTGTGACCGGCTGGTCGTCCCCGACCGCGCTGCGGTCGAGGCCGACCTCGTCGACGACCTGCGGGTGATCCCCGTCGCCGACCTGCGCGAGGCGGTGGCGGTGCTCCGCGATGACCGACCAGCGCGTCCACCCGGCGAGCCTGCCCCCGTGGCTGCGGAGCCGGTCCCCGACCTCCTCGACGTCCGCGGCCAGCCGGTCGCGCGGCGCGCGGCGGTCCTGGCTGCGGCCGGAGGCCACCACCTGCTCCTGGCCGGTCCCCCCGGCTGCGGCAAGTCGATGCTGGCCCGGCGGCTGCCCGGGATCCTCCCGCCGCTCACGGTCGACCAGGCGCTGGAGGTCGCGGCGGTGCACTCGGTCGCCGGCGTGCGCCCTCCGGATGCCCCGCTGTGTCTGCGGCCGCCCTTCCGCGACCCCCACCACACCGCGTCGGTCGCGGGCCTGATCGGCGGGGGGAGCGGGATCGCACGTCCCGGCGAGGTGTCCCTGGCCCACCTCGGCGTGCTGTTCGTGGACGAGCTGCTGGAGGTCCCGCGCTGGGTTCTCGACGCGCTGCGCCAGCCGCTCGAACACGGCACCATCACGGTCGTGCGCAGCCGCGCAATCGTGCGGTACCCGGCCAAGGTCCTCCTGGTCGCGGCGACCAACCCCTGTCCGTGCGGTTACCTGGGTGCTGCGGTCCGCCCGTGCCGGTGCCGCCCCGACCAGGTCGAGCGGTACCGCTCGCGGTTGTCGGGTCCACTGCTGGACCGCATCGACCTGGCGGTCGAGGTCCGACCGGTCGATCGCGACCGGTTGCTCGGCCCGCCCGACGGCGAACCGTCCGCGGTGGTGGCCGCCCAGGTCGCCCGAGCGCGTGCGCGCGCCCAGGAGCGGTGGGGCGCCGGTCGGCTCACGCGCGACGCGTCGTCTGGGGCTGTGCGCGCCACCTCGCGGCGCCAGGCCCTGACCGCGTTGGGGCGGGCGGTCGACGCACTCGGCTTGACCGCACGCGGGTTCGATCGCTGCCTGCGGGTGGCGCGCACCATCGCCGACCTCGACGGTGCCGACCTGATCGACGTGGCGCACGTCGAGGAGGCCGCCGCCTACCGGCTCCCACCGGTCGCGTGA
- a CDS encoding tyrosine recombinase XerC, translating to MVDDAAAGDAPGAAIPPGWRDPLAAYLRAVAIHHDRSPHTVAAYRADLQQLVEFCGAHGIDAPGEVVQLVLRRYLAWLDESGYARASVARKAAAVRTFFAFCRRRGDVTRDPARFLATPKQVRSLPRVLRPDQIERLLAAPDLATPLGLRDRALLELLYGAGARVAEACGLDLDAVDIPGRQVRLHGKGRKQRLVPLGDPAVDALRVYLAQGRPALAATAGRACPAVFLGTLGKRLGTRGARTAVSRAARTAGLGRVTPHTLRHSCATHLLEGGADLRSVQELLGHASLGTTQRYTHLSRGHVREVYTAAHPHGRNAGQGHRQLRRGAARRPD from the coding sequence ATGGTCGACGATGCGGCGGCGGGTGACGCGCCCGGCGCCGCCATCCCGCCCGGGTGGCGCGACCCGCTGGCCGCGTACCTGCGCGCGGTCGCGATCCACCACGACCGCAGCCCGCACACCGTCGCGGCGTACCGCGCCGACCTGCAGCAGCTCGTCGAGTTCTGCGGGGCGCACGGCATCGACGCACCGGGCGAGGTCGTCCAGCTGGTCCTGCGCCGGTACCTGGCCTGGCTGGACGAATCGGGGTACGCCCGGGCCTCGGTGGCACGGAAGGCCGCCGCGGTGCGGACCTTCTTCGCGTTCTGCCGTCGGCGTGGTGATGTCACGCGTGACCCGGCGCGGTTCCTGGCCACCCCCAAGCAGGTCCGCTCCCTGCCACGTGTGCTCCGCCCCGACCAGATCGAACGGCTCCTGGCCGCCCCCGATCTCGCAACGCCGCTGGGGCTGCGCGACCGCGCCCTCCTGGAACTGCTGTACGGGGCGGGCGCTCGCGTCGCCGAGGCCTGCGGCCTCGACCTCGACGCGGTCGACATCCCGGGCAGACAGGTACGACTGCACGGCAAGGGCCGCAAACAGCGGCTGGTCCCCCTCGGCGATCCGGCGGTCGACGCGCTGCGGGTCTACCTGGCCCAGGGCCGTCCCGCGCTCGCCGCCACTGCCGGTCGGGCCTGCCCCGCGGTGTTCCTCGGCACCCTCGGGAAGCGGCTGGGCACCCGCGGCGCACGGACGGCGGTGTCACGCGCCGCACGGACGGCGGGACTGGGGCGGGTCACCCCCCACACCCTGCGCCACAGCTGCGCCACCCATCTGCTGGAGGGCGGTGCGGACCTGCGGTCGGTGCAGGAGCTGCTGGGCCACGCATCGCTGGGGACCACCCAGCGCTACACGCACCTGTCACGGGGCCACGTGCGTGAGGTGTACACCGCCGCGCACCCCCACGGCCGGAACGCCGGCCAGGGCCACCGCCAGCTCCGGCGGGGCGCTGCTCGCCGCCCCGATTAG
- a CDS encoding ribonuclease HII, with amino-acid sequence MFDLLMAVDAGPTGAYEQVLHAQGFRHVAGADEAGRGALAGPLVAAAVMLPPGWAPDGLNDSKLVAPTDRERLYDEIVAGALAVGVFRVSHTRLDDIGLQRANLAALRAALNKLAPTPDYVLVDGFTLTRMPVPALRVVKGDQVCTSVAAASIVAKVTRDRIMVRAEQRYPGYGFASHKGYRSPEHLAALASLGACGFHRRCFAPVAAAHGGPTMDGLDPADVSGPGQR; translated from the coding sequence GTGTTCGACCTCCTGATGGCCGTGGACGCTGGCCCCACCGGCGCGTACGAACAGGTGCTGCACGCGCAGGGCTTCCGCCACGTCGCCGGCGCCGACGAGGCGGGGCGTGGGGCGCTGGCCGGGCCGCTGGTGGCGGCCGCGGTGATGCTCCCGCCCGGCTGGGCGCCCGACGGCCTCAACGACTCCAAGCTGGTCGCACCGACCGACCGTGAGCGGCTGTACGACGAGATCGTGGCGGGAGCCCTCGCGGTCGGGGTCTTCCGGGTGAGCCACACCCGGCTGGACGACATCGGGCTGCAACGGGCCAACCTCGCTGCGCTGCGAGCGGCACTCAACAAGCTGGCGCCGACCCCCGACTACGTCCTGGTGGACGGTTTCACGTTGACGCGGATGCCGGTCCCGGCGCTGCGCGTGGTCAAAGGCGACCAGGTCTGCACGTCGGTTGCGGCCGCCTCGATCGTGGCCAAGGTCACGCGCGACCGGATCATGGTTCGCGCCGAGCAGCGCTACCCGGGGTACGGCTTCGCCAGCCACAAGGGTTACCGCTCCCCAGAGCACCTGGCCGCCCTCGCCAGCCTGGGTGCGTGCGGGTTCCACCGGCGCTGCTTCGCGCCGGTGGCGGCGGCGCACGGGGGACCTACCATGGACGGCCTCGACCCGGCCGACGTTTCAGGACCCGGACAGCGATGA
- the rplS gene encoding 50S ribosomal protein L19 yields the protein MNKVDVVERQHLRDDLPDFRPGDTVRVHVRVVEGNRSRIQVFEGVVLRRQGGGVRETFTVRKVSFGVGVERTFPVHSPIIDQVEVTRRGKVRRAKLYYLRERTGKKARIKEKREPAR from the coding sequence ATGAACAAGGTCGACGTGGTCGAACGACAACATCTGCGCGACGATCTTCCCGACTTCCGCCCCGGCGACACCGTCCGGGTCCACGTCCGGGTCGTGGAGGGCAACCGGTCACGGATCCAGGTCTTCGAGGGCGTGGTCCTGCGCCGCCAGGGCGGCGGCGTCCGCGAGACGTTCACCGTCCGCAAGGTCTCGTTCGGGGTCGGCGTGGAGCGCACCTTCCCGGTACACAGCCCGATCATCGACCAGGTCGAGGTCACCCGCCGCGGGAAGGTCCGCCGCGCGAAGCTGTACTACCTGCGGGAGCGGACCGGGAAGAAGGCCCGGATCAAGGAGAAGCGCGAGCCGGCCCGATGA